The DNA region CATGGTGGCATGGGAACAGGCGGGGTACCAGATTGAGCAGTAGGGTAGGCAGAATTGCCCATGAAGACAGCAGTAATATGGCTCTGGTTGCGACTGTCTATTAATTGCATAATTCAAGGAATAGGAGACCAACTTATGACTACCACTGTGCATGATCCCGTTTGCCACATGGATATCGATCCCGCCACCGCTGCCGGCACATCCGAATACAATGGACAGATCTATTACTTCTGTTCGCTCGGATGTAAAAAAGCCTTCGATGAAAACCCTGAAAAATATCTCGGCAAAGAGACCGAACATCAACACTAAATTCACCAAACGGCTTGTTCGATGACACGAACAAGCCGCTCTTTTTTAGGTGAAAACTTCATTCCCTCTTTACACAAACATTACAAAGCCTTCAACTTCAAATGATATTCTTGAATTCAACCTGAAAGGAGAATAGAAAATGAAAACTACAAACTGGTGGACTGTTGCAACCGTAGGACTTCTTGCTGTCTCGATTCTATTTGGAGCAGGTATGTTTGGCGGCTGGGGGTATCGCGGCATGGGCATGATGGGCAACTGGGGTTATTCCCCCATTGGATGGCTTGGGATGGGATTTGGTATGCTATTTATGTGGCTTGTGCCCGTTGGTATCATTGCATTCATTGTATTCGGGGTTGCGTCCCTGATGCGAAATACAGGCAATACTTCCCAGACTTCATCCCTGACGTCCTGCCCCAACTGTGGAAAAGGTACTCAAGCCGACTGGCAGAATTGCCCGTACTGCGGCACCTCCTTGAAATAATGCCAGCCTCATGCGCCCTGATAGCCTATCGAAAGATAGGCTATTTTGCTTATATGCAATCAGGCTGAAAACCGCTCCCTTGCATAGTCCAACGGATATACACTATAGGCATCTTTATAAAAGGTAGGCAACCATGACTGTCCGTGATCCTGTTTGTGGAATGGAAATCGAGCCCCAAGGCGCCGTCGGCCAGCGCGAACACATGGGGCAGACGTTTTATTTTTGCTCCCGATCCTGCTTGGATCAGTTTGATGA from Anaerolineales bacterium includes:
- a CDS encoding YHS domain-containing protein; this encodes MTTTVHDPVCHMDIDPATAAGTSEYNGQIYYFCSLGCKKAFDENPEKYLGKETEHQH
- a CDS encoding zinc ribbon domain-containing protein, producing MKTTNWWTVATVGLLAVSILFGAGMFGGWGYRGMGMMGNWGYSPIGWLGMGFGMLFMWLVPVGIIAFIVFGVASLMRNTGNTSQTSSLTSCPNCGKGTQADWQNCPYCGTSLK